One Aegilops tauschii subsp. strangulata cultivar AL8/78 chromosome 7, Aet v6.0, whole genome shotgun sequence genomic window carries:
- the LOC120968024 gene encoding uncharacterized protein, translating to MMIGDGGKQHTISDGHVLPQRASEKVVVASTSPSAVNIKEEFEADIMQNINRSSNSPISVHRVMFGPEGWTDLPHGLLHSIIVLFGSTRDLLAFIATCPSWYAAFMSIKSTLGELFPPVIFRNCADQTSSAGSNIGNTWELIDPVYPSTPLCRLTPPSILDKMAVVKCSYGHAIFCYDRSLVIMDVLIGTTVAAPPFPLSQLCHITFISPEASPDSYLFVSSPHCLYAWRVGSPSWLHCDFLNAHLIKEMVSFKGRVIMRMRQKLYTVHLAPQFHVEVLRVDCRDYMDLYVVSGNLVACEDTLLLLGRNGEAFSIDFSTEPAKYVSVEEGGLKKWAFFFGKKRTGQPRLLVNPERMGLRGGLVYQLDENARVFSYPVDGNQNEELEPEPCFATINAYLARSPTSFATWV from the exons ATGATGATTGGCGATGGAGGAAAGCAGCATACTATCTCCGATGGCCACGTCTTACCACAACGGGCATCGGAGAAGGTAGTTGTTGCCTCCACTTCGCCCTCCGCTGTCAACATCAAAGAAG AATTTGAAGCTGATATCATGCAAAACATCAACCGGAGCTCCAACAGCCCCATCTCCGTGCACCGTGTCATGTTTGGACCCGAAGGCTGGACAGACCTACCACATGGATTATTGCACTCCATCATTGTCCTGTTTGGTTCAACTCGTGACCTTCTTGCATTCATCGCCACCTGCCCTAGCTGGTATGCCGCATTCATGTCAATCAAATCTACCTTAGGCGAGCTCTTCCCACCTGTTATTTTCCGGAACTGTGCCGACCAGACAAGCTCAGCTGGCTCTAACATTGGAAACACATGGGAGCTCATTGATCCTGTATATCCAAGTACTCCGTTGTGTCGCTTGACCCCTCCAAGTATTTTGGACAAAATGGCAGTCGTCAAATGTTCTTATGGTCATGCAATTTTCTGCTACGACAGATCCCTTGTCATTATGGACGTGCTCATTGGCACTACGGTTGCAGCTCCACCTTTCCCACTGAGTCAACTATGCCACATAACCTTCATATCTCCAGAGGCATCACCAGATTCATATCTATTTGTCAGCAGCCCGCACTGCCTGTACGCTTGGCGAGTTGGGAGCCCCTCTTGGTTGCACTGTGATTTTCTAAATGCACATTTGATCAAGGAGATGGTGTCCTTCAAAGGCCGGGTCATTATGAGGATGCGTCAAAAACTATACACCGTGCATTTGGCACCTCAGTTTCATGTTGAGGTACTAAGAGTTGATTGCAGAGATTATATGGACCTGTACGTGGTTTCTGGAAATTTAGTGGCTtgtgaagacacacttctcctaCTTGGTCGTAACGGGGAAGCCTTCTCCATTGACTTCTCAACTGAACCTGCAAAGTATGTGAGCGTGGAAGAGGGAGGCTTGAAGAAGTGGGCGTTCTTCTTTGGCAAGAAACGTACTGGACAGCCACGACTCTTAGTGAACCCAGAGAGAATGGGTTTAAGGGGTGGCCTTGTCTATCAGCTGGATGAAAACGCTCGAGTATTTTCATACCCAGTAGATGGCAACCAAAATGAGGAGTTGGAGCCAGAACCTTGTTTTGCGACGATCAATGCTTATCTTGCTCGCAGTCCAACATCCTTTGCAACTTGGGTATGA